From Malaya genurostris strain Urasoe2022 chromosome 2, Malgen_1.1, whole genome shotgun sequence:
CTACCTGAACGGTGCTCATAGAATTGAGGGAATACAGCGTAGATTCGTTCGCTTCGCTCTTCGTCGATTGCCGTGGAccgatcctcatcaactacctagttatgaaagtcgcgggttattaatgggtctcgacacattacaagtgcgacgagaattatcacgcgctttgataatagcagatatattcaacggtaggatcgactgtcccgttttgctcaacgaaattaatattaatgtgcgacccagagctctccgcaacagtgcttttcttcgacttcctatacgacgtaccaactatggcgcaaacggttctattattggtttacagagatcgttcaaccgcgtttcatctgggtatgattttaatgtgtcacgaagcagaatacgtacaaattttctgaatattattaggaattatcattaggaccaaattgtgtctgttgattgtaaataaataaataaataaataagataTGGACGATAGAAATAAGAAATTCAAAAGTATGATAGGTCATTCAGTACTACACCAAATGACAACTGGAACATCAAACACTGAgtaaattttatacaatttttcccGCCCCCGGCGAATGACCATTAACGGTTAGTGGTTTTTGTTAGTGGTTTAATCCAAACCATTGCATTTCCGTTAGTAATATATGAAGAGGTCAGATTCCAAAATGCTGGTGACGCGCAACATTGTGCCATTGGGGTGCAAGTGCTTAAGTAAACATGCGTTTATTTGACCGAAGGTCGTTTGGTATACCGTCATTTGGCAAACCATGGTttcttttccataaatacgtttatttcttcaggaaatttacataagtttttcttcgccgtagcatctcttttacatagaattcttatcctaatataatactaatatagtcacaacggtttgagtttaataaaacatattcctcttatttttttaaatatcatattatttgaaccaaacgattaactgctataaattataaaataagctgaaagttgttgatttcataaccgatttcgagtttgtttttatcagcacatcatttttattaaagttttgctattggatgaactaatggacgcagtaggagtcagaacttagactcaaaagggtcaattattaaattgaaacttcaattgtctttgtgAAATGATAgaaaagtttcatgtaagaaaggtcacgacaagcaagaatgtctcgagttGAGACATTGGatggtctaccttgggtacgcaaagaatttattagttgagatctgacatcacgaaactccacacatgtccaaacgacatgatcaatattgcgataaccttcgccacaagcacaagtcacgcaaagtccaattcgaaggagatgtgcatctaacgtgtcactacatgagtctggacatcacacgaatgaaatccctactcacattcagTTCCCTGAACAATGCCTTTgtagatattttaggaataattgagtgcatccaccgatccagatcatctttatcccaagaagcttgccagctggcaagtgttctttggcgagacgcgctatagaattcgttgaaagcaattggtctcgcataaatttcaccctcaacagcaccacgtttggctaaaatatcgggtcttgcattgcctggaatggagcaatgagccgggacccatacTATTGGGACCCAAActgattataattattattcaatatgtcgttcaggcactgttttattttgtccaagcaaaacggttcatttttgccagcagcctttgagcgaatggcttcaattgcactcagactatctgtgaagaggaaataatgatgttccgggattccacgcacttcgcgctgcatggatgtgtcgaaaaataacgttgagtCAGTAACATGAAAACGATGGTTTAGCATAAAGTAATTTGGTATTGTGGTCGTTTGGTTTAACGGTCGATTAGTACAAGGTTGTTTGTCATTATATACAAAAACAAACATACTCATTGATTTATCTAAGCTCTTCTGTAAATCTATTTTGTTTAGCATGAACTAGTGTCTTCATAAACTAATTTGTGATGTGACGTGATAATGCATTTCTCTTGTCATTAcaatatattcattgaaaaataggaaCCCTTAATTAGCCTAATTTGACAGATCcaataatttccaaaataatTCCGCTATTTCATAAAAGTATGCTTTTCGCACACGTCGCTTATTCGGTAACCAAAAGTATCAAAAATTATACAGAAACCAAAAATATCAAATGCTATACTATTGAAATTGTCTAAGTCTGTCGAAATGAGTTAAGTTTTCTCTGAAAAAATGGTGTGGCTTGTCGGtttctttatttattcgttTATATCATACCATGCCTGAAAATACTGTGCGGTTAGAAATGCGGTTTGTCGGTTTCGTCACttctacgattatatctccggaacagacTATTTTTGGATGTCACTCGAACCGTTATTAGCGGaaccatacatacacacaggcgcACTTATACAGACGCGCTTTTTCGGCTATTTTTTATTAGCTCTTTAGAGCAAAGTTAAACATATTTGAACGACTGaatgcaaaagtcggataagtgcaacttagtttggaaaacccgtttaaggttttttgaatgcaaaaaccggataaaaacattgagagcaaaaaccggacatggacttgcaatgcaagaatcgtttaaaacatcttttttgcaagaaccggacagaaaaactttgaatgcaaaaaccggacaaaaacttaaccggttatTCCAAAACAagtgtatttatccggtttttgcattcaaagtttttaccgactgtcgctgtggacgaagcatggtttgtttgtttgttacggGCAACTTGATCTATGCTGCGTTCTCACAGCGGCAgtttgtaaaaactttgaatgcattgCAAagtccatgtccggtttttgctctcaatgtttttttgcattcaaaaatacaaacGTGTTTTCGAAACTAAGTtggacttatccgatttttgctttcagccgttcatataaTGTACGAGCTGTCTCATAAAAAAAGTTAGGGATTCGAACCATTTAATGCGGTTTGATTATGTCAATCGGATTTAATATCAAGCTGTTTCGAAAGATAAgctcttgtatggaaaattcgaACTCAATCGAGCTACAGATTGCAAAATTTCctattcgatcgaaacaatccgattcgaacgaaatacagaatcggggcTCAGGGGCTTGTTAGTTATATCACCTATCGACGATTGGTTCGATGTACAATTATCTTACAAAATACTGTCTGCGATTCATTTTTTCTATCATCCTTTCCATCGTGCAGTGATGAATTAAACGGTTATTTAACTCTCGTGATGGAGCTAATGGACATGAGCATATACGACTTTATAAAAACCCGCAAACGCTGCTTGTCGGAGAAACGTGTTAGACGATTCCTATTTCAAATCGTTTGCGGActacaccatcttcatcggaacgggATTTTTCATCGGGATATCAAACCAGAGAATATTCTGATTAAGATTCCTCATAAGCTTAAAGAAAGTGTAAGTCCAATCTTAATAAGTGTTGAGAAGCAATATAatacatttgaaaaatttacgaTTTAGGAACTCGTGCAACTGGCAGACTTTGGTTCGATCTGCAGTATCACGCAACAGCCACCATTTTCCGCGTATATTTCGACCCGCTGGTACCGGTCACCGGAATGTCTGCTTACGTCCGGCTACTATGGACCGAAAATGGACATTTGGGCCGTCGGATGTTGTTTTTATGAAATGCTGACACTCAATCCGCTTTTCCCCGGTGAGAACGAACTGGATCAGCTGGATAGAATCCATGAGGTACTTGGATCTCCATCTGCTGCAGTGTTAGCTAAATTCAGGCATATGAATCcagtgaatttcgaattcccGAAGAGAAAACCCATTGATTTCCGAAGCCATATTCCACTACTTAGTCACTACGGAGTCGATGTGCTGACGAGGATGTTGTGTTATGTCCCGGACACTAGAATAGGCACCTCCAAACTGTTGCAACACTTGTACTTTGAAGACCTACGGTAATTACACAAATACTTCGCTCAACCAAGATCTGTTTCGATAAACTAGTTAATATTTCTTTTAGAAAAACCAAGAAAAATTCCCGTCTTTCGTCTTCTATGCAAAGTCTGGACAATAAAGGCGATGGTCCACATAACAATATGAGTCCTCGTAGAAAGAACACTAAAGGGGTAATGCTGTAAAAAAATCTATGTCCCGATCATCCCCTTTTAACCTTCTTCTATTCAGTCAATTGGTAGCACGGAGTCGTTCGATCGCACTCTACAAAGCAATGGAAGCAGCGTACTGACGTCTTACTCCAACTTCCGCCCAACTGCCATCGGTTGCAAAGCCACATTGACTGCGGAAATGATGAAGAACAAAAACCTGGAAAGAATGTGGGGAATGAATCCGAGTCCGGGAAAAACGCGACTAGGCTTGCAGATTCACGCCAGCAGAATgtgacgacgacaacgacgcCAAGTGATGGAACAGTTATTTTCCTTCCATAGCAagtgatcaattttttttatttttataggcACATATTTTTTACACTCATATTGTAAACTCAGTACATTTTATTTTGTTACGCTTGGCGCTTATCCACAAATGcaaattaattttaaatcacaCGATGAGTCAACTCTCAGCATCGTCTTTCAATTTGTCTTGTGTAAAAATGCGAAAAACGAGCAATAATcaactttgaaaataaaaatcgacAGAATGAAGTTTCTGTATGATTGTTCTTTTTTATCAGGTACACGTGTTTGGTACTGAAACTACTGCACAAATTTAACTTACATTAATTTAAAGTTTAAccgtcataagaaaaaaaacaaaatggcagGATTAATATAAAAAAGGAACAAAATAACAGTTATACTTCAATACAAGGGAGAAATCTTGTTTTTggttacaaaaataaattcaaaatttaatgggATACCCATTCTCGTTAAAGTTTTCAGCGATAACTCCCCTGCACGGCTTCAACGCACTGCTGGTGATGGGCAAAACGCGGGAAATGCAACTCTGTTAGCCGTTGGAAACCATCAGTCGTTCCAGCATGTCAGCATTGTTGTATAGTTTGATTTTCAGGAACCCTGGATTCAGTTCTACGCACCTGCAAAGAGTGTGATTGAAATGTGATTATTGGCAGTAGTCGGTAGTCGTGCACACTacaatcgtcatttttgaacgaATCGTTGGTTCGCAAATGGATTCAGATAAAATTTGCATCCTGAAGATAATCATGATTACTTCTTGTTCATCAAATGTGGCACGACATACAATTGATTATCTTTCAGCGTATGTCCAAAGCTACTTgtataaaaccaaacaataatcgtgttaCCAGAGATGTTAGAtagaaatttaaaatattctcaAGCGAATTGGTTTAGCGAACAAAACAATAAACGAGTCTGTAATTTTTTACAAATGTCTGCCAAAGTCTTGATTCTCAAAAGTTTGAACCTTGCTATTTTAGTTTGTCAGGAAATTACCAGCTGCTACATTCTCCCACAAATAAAGGAAACTTACCTCAGTCCCAAATCTCGCAGCATAGCCTTCACTCGGTGCTTAATGATAGGGATACCGTCTGCCGAATGCAAACCGCGCCCGGTGATAATGAACAGTTCTTTGTACTGTTGCTGTCGAGACCGCAGTCGTCCGGCTTGTTCCGCTAAAAAGATCTCCAAACACCTAAGAGCTTCCTCGGAGTGTAGATAATGCAAATCCAGCACATCGGCATTATTCAGCGTTAGTTTGTGTACTTCCATGATCGCATTCGAGGCCCTACTATTGTACATATCGATCTTTGTTCGATGCAACCGTGCAATCTGGGCGTAGTATTCGGCCACCCCAGCCATTCCCCGTTGAATGGCATTGCGCGCTTTCTCGTGACATTCATTCTTCAGTTCCTGATGGTGTTGTGCCAGATTGCGACACTCTTCGGCTGTTTTCAGATGCAGGTTGATGGCGTCTTCGCCAGTTATTCGACCGCTAGTGTCCTGCTCAATAAAGTTATCTGTAGTCAGTGTAATAAGAGCGGAAGTTGGTTTGTGTTTTTCCGTTTCTGTTCGTTTTAATAGAGCTTCTCGTTCACGAGCCACTTGATCACGCAATTGTTCCGGAATCGAGTTGTTCAGCACCTTCACCGTATCATGAAATTTATTGTCATGTGCATGTAGAATTTCCGTCAGTACAGAATGTTCTACAGTGGGGAACATTTCAGCTAGCTTCTGGCGAGTCATTTGGGAGGCCAAATCTTGCGGGACTTGTTTTATCCAGCCATTGATCTCATTGCGATACGCCTTTAGAGCGTTTTCCATTTCGATTATGTCATTCAGATCCGGAGCATCTATGTTGTTGGAAGGTTGTTTGAATAAGACAGGATACCTTTGTTGAGTTTCTAATTGCTGGGCAACTTGAGCATCTTTTTTGATTGTACATAGCTTTTTCTCTTCGCTCAGACTGTACATGGTATCCATGAAGGCAAGATACAGCTGTTCGGCCATTTCAGTGCTTACAAATACCTTCGTCTGTTCTTTAGTTAGTtcatcaactgaaaacgatttcaGTGCATGTTtacttttaaaaatttcatgaagTTGTCTGATAAGATCTAATCCTAATGTAACTTCGAGAACCTCTGGAACCGGTTCCCTTTGTTCTTCTGTGCTAACAATTCCATTTTCTACAGAGTTCCGATTGGCTTCTTCCTTACTTATGATTCCTTTCGCTGCCCGAATTTGCTGAATGTGATCGGAGTAGTGTTCCTTTCCCAACACTACAAACGCTTCTAATTGTTTCTTTGCCTGTTGCAAATCTCCCGACAACATTTTATCTTTCTTTCGATTGGTGTTACGCGGCGATCCCGAACTCACCGCAAATCGGTCCGTTTCGCATTCTACGCCAGTTCCTCCTGTATTGCCACTTGAGAGTACTTGCAGAGGTTGTGGCTCATTGCAATCACAATCCAAGTGACCATCTTCGGCAGCTTTATCTGATTCGGGTTTGTCTTGTTCAAAATCATACATCTTCTGTTCTTCTATTAGCAAATTTGCCGTCCAGTCGCCATCTCCGTCGCATTTTTCGAACAGATCCCACAAATACTGTGCCGGAATTTGAGGATATAGGTTGcaaatctccgagaaacttgtatTCTCATTTTTACAACCTCTTCGATGTTTCACAAGTTCAATTCTTTGATTGTCGGATTTTTTCTTATTGTTCTGTTTGACTGGTGTTACACCGACAGAATTCTCCGGTGTGCGCCACTCAGCTGGTATTGACACGTTCGACAACGAGAAATTACTTTTATCTGGGATGGGCATTTTTTCAGAGCGCTTATGTCGGGGAGTTTGTTCTGCAAAAGTAGCAGATTCCAATACCTTCTCGTTAGTATTAGATTTAGACCAAAATTTTGCACTCTCTTCATTATAGGGCTCCCAGCTAGCTTCAACATCTGACGGCCATCTCCATTCAGATTCTTCACTTTCACCATTCAATGAGATTGATTCCACAGCAAGAACTTCATTTTGATTCTCGATCGTTGAAACACTTTTACAGGCAGTGGCAGCAAACATGTGTTTCGGTGTTTGTCGCGGTGGTTTCGGTATGGGTTTATCCATCTGATTTTCAGATTCAGTCGCAATATTCTGAGTAGAAAGTTGTCCTTCATTTGGTTGCATCGAAGACCACGGAATCCACTGACCGAAATTCGTCGTCCCTGTATTGTCGTTGTCTTCTTTGTGAACTATATTTTTAACGGATTCCTAAAGAAATGATGGTGTGATCAACCAAAGATCGTTTAAAGTTAATAAAATCATACCTCATGTAGTAAGTCTTCCTTCACGATTGGAAAATGTCTCATTTTCGGTGGAAACTCCAATACATGATGTAAATTGCACAGTTTGTACAACTCAGCCGTGTTCTTCAATATTTCGTAGTTTCCAAGAATCACCTTTATCTTATGTTCCGGTACCTCGTGAATGTTCTTGGCAGCCAATCTTTTGGCATTGTTTTTCCAGTGTGTCACCGGTTCCATAACTTCCAAGTGATATCCGTATTCAGCAGCAATAGAAACGTATGCGTACATTTCCCACAACTTAATGTTAGTATTATCTACGACTATTGGGCTCCACCCATCACGAGCTTTTGCACGGACGTTATTATGGTTATATCGATGGGCGTCTTCTATTCGATCAGCCCGATACCTGTATACTCCATTAACTAGAAAATAATCATCTGCACTAAAAATGTGATTTCGATAATCGCCATTTCTAAGTGTTTTGTCGATCAGAACTCGCGATAGATAAGATTTGCCTGAACCAGGGGCACCGCGCATCAGCACCATTACCCTGTAACCTTGATTAATACGCTCAACAGTACTTCCGAAATTTGGAGGGCACTGATCGCTCCGACGATTCGCATGTTTCGGAACAGATTGTGTTTGGGAGACAATACCGAAAGATTGATTGCCTTTTTGAAGAAACGACGCGAAATTCTGACATTGCCCCGAGTTCACTGTTTGGGGAAGGCTTTTCTTGATCGCTCCAGTCGCAGTCTGCGTGTTTGATTCTGCTACCGAAGTTGGAAAACCTACTTGTTCGGTTTGACACAGCTGAACTTCAGTTCCGCATTTCTCCTGATCAGTCAAGAGCGCTTCGATGCATGCTTCCACTgtaacaatttgaaaattgtttgtttacaaaagaTCTCTTTTGACTCCATTACTCAAGAGGGACTAAAGTCCTCCTACAAGCACTTACAATCATTGTTGAATCGTCGCATTGTTGTTTGAATTCTTCCCAATTCAATGTAATCACCAAACATATCAGTTAAATGCGCCAATATTTCGTCACTTTGCATGTCTTTGATTTATTCGAATGTCGTCACCAACTGAGCTTTTGTTATTTCAAGGTTGAAATACTTTACACACGTTACAACAATAGAGCCGTACGTCACATTAATGGAATACGACTGAAGTGTATTCGAGCAAAACTTCTGCTACAATACAAC
This genomic window contains:
- the LOC131429521 gene encoding MAPK/MAK/MRK overlapping kinase-like; protein product: MPEFDLNDYRILEKIGEGSFSEVYRVRHKQTGLFYAAKKLNKIYQDTAEALQCSEIQVMKVLDYHPNVVSFVDVLHDELNGYLTLVMELMDMSIYDFIKTRKRCLSEKRVRRFLFQIVCGLHHLHRNGIFHRDIKPENILIKIPHKLKESELVQLADFGSICSITQQPPFSAYISTRWYRSPECLLTSGYYGPKMDIWAVGCCFYEMLTLNPLFPGENELDQLDRIHEVLGSPSAAVLAKFRHMNPVNFEFPKRKPIDFRSHIPLLSHYGVDVLTRMLCYVPDTRIGTSKLLQHLYFEDLRKTKKNSRLSSSMQSLDNKGDGPHNNMSPRRKNTKGSIGSTESFDRTLQSNGSSVLTSYSNFRPTAIGCKATLTAEMMKNKNLERMWGMNPSPGKTRLGLQIHASRM
- the LOC131429520 gene encoding NEDD4-binding protein 2, giving the protein MQSDEILAHLTDMFGDYIELGRIQTTMRRFNNDLEACIEALLTDQEKCGTEVQLCQTEQVGFPTSVAESNTQTATGAIKKSLPQTVNSGQCQNFASFLQKGNQSFGIVSQTQSVPKHANRRSDQCPPNFGSTVERINQGYRVMVLMRGAPGSGKSYLSRVLIDKTLRNGDYRNHIFSADDYFLVNGVYRYRADRIEDAHRYNHNNVRAKARDGWSPIVVDNTNIKLWEMYAYVSIAAEYGYHLEVMEPVTHWKNNAKRLAAKNIHEVPEHKIKVILGNYEILKNTAELYKLCNLHHVLEFPPKMRHFPIVKEDLLHEESVKNIVHKEDNDNTGTTNFGQWIPWSSMQPNEGQLSTQNIATESENQMDKPIPKPPRQTPKHMFAATACKSVSTIENQNEVLAVESISLNGESEESEWRWPSDVEASWEPYNEESAKFWSKSNTNEKVLESATFAEQTPRHKRSEKMPIPDKSNFSLSNVSIPAEWRTPENSVGVTPVKQNNKKKSDNQRIELVKHRRGCKNENTSFSEICNLYPQIPAQYLWDLFEKCDGDGDWTANLLIEEQKMYDFEQDKPESDKAAEDGHLDCDCNEPQPLQVLSSGNTGGTGVECETDRFAVSSGSPRNTNRKKDKMLSGDLQQAKKQLEAFVVLGKEHYSDHIQQIRAAKGIISKEEANRNSVENGIVSTEEQREPVPEVLEVTLGLDLIRQLHEIFKSKHALKSFSVDELTKEQTKVFVSTEMAEQLYLAFMDTMYSLSEEKKLCTIKKDAQVAQQLETQQRYPVLFKQPSNNIDAPDLNDIIEMENALKAYRNEINGWIKQVPQDLASQMTRQKLAEMFPTVEHSVLTEILHAHDNKFHDTVKVLNNSIPEQLRDQVAREREALLKRTETEKHKPTSALITLTTDNFIEQDTSGRITGEDAINLHLKTAEECRNLAQHHQELKNECHEKARNAIQRGMAGVAEYYAQIARLHRTKIDMYNSRASNAIMEVHKLTLNNADVLDLHYLHSEEALRCLEIFLAEQAGRLRSRQQQYKELFIITGRGLHSADGIPIIKHRVKAMLRDLGLRCVELNPGFLKIKLYNNADMLERLMVSNG